The Gemmatimonadota bacterium genome segment CCTCGACCTCTTCGGCGGGCCGCAAGGCGGGATTGCACTTGGCGAAGCCGCAGTGTACCGAAAGTACCTGGTCGGTCAGAAAGAGATACTGCGGGCAGGTCTCGGCGATGACGTCGAGCCCCCGCTCCTTGGCTTCCTTCACCAGTTGCGCAGCCCGCGGGCTCGAAAGATGCACCACCTCCACGGGGCCCCCGGCCTCGGCGGCCAGGCTCATCATGACGGCGACCGACGTGTCCTCCACGATGGATGGCCGGCTTTCGGCGTGGGCCAGGCCGTCGTTGCGACCCTGGGCGGCAAGCCGTTCGATGAGCGTCTCGATCATGGGCCAGTTTTCGCAGTGGAAGCTGTGGCGCAGCCCCGTGGCCGCCGTGGCGGCCATGACGTCCCGGAGCAGCGAGTAGTCCAGGCACCAGAGGCCGAAGAACTCGCCCTCCCGGTGGGACGGCGGCGCGGTCAGGAAGGTCTTGAAGGCCACGGCGCCCGCCTCGGCCACCCCACCGATAAGGTCCACGTTCTGATGGCCTGCGGCGCCGTATAGACCGAAGTCGATCAGTGACTGCGCTCCGATGGCCTCGCCCCGTTTGCGGAGTCCTTCCGCCGAACTGGCGGAAACCGGTGAGATGGGCATCTCCAGCAGGGTCGTAATGCCGCCGGCCGCCGCCGCGCTCGTGCCGGAGACGGGATCCTCCCGTTCTTCGTGGCCGGGCGACCG includes the following:
- a CDS encoding amidohydrolase family protein gives rise to the protein MASTFDLIVTDGRVVSQDGVMAATIAVRDGRIAGVLEPDARPESGRQLSAKGLHVLPGLIDPHVHLRSPGHEEREDPVSGTSAAAAGGITTLLEMPISPVSASSAEGLRKRGEAIGAQSLIDFGLYGAAGHQNVDLIGGVAEAGAVAFKTFLTAPPSHREGEFFGLWCLDYSLLRDVMAATAATGLRHSFHCENWPMIETLIERLAAQGRNDGLAHAESRPSIVEDTSVAVMMSLAAEAGGPVEVVHLSSPRAAQLVKEAKERGLDVIAETCPQYLFLTDQVLSVHCGFAKCNPALRPAEEVEALWSYLHDGTLDFVGSDHSPFRPEEKEGGDIFAIPPGLPGLESMVPLMLTAVNDGRLSITDLVRLMSTRQAEVFRLPGKGRIAIGCDADLTFVDMDARWTFDRNACFTKAREVMRIVHGMPMKGRIQRTMVRGETVYEDGEITGKPGHGRWLKPG